The following coding sequences are from one Odontesthes bonariensis isolate fOdoBon6 chromosome 10, fOdoBon6.hap1, whole genome shotgun sequence window:
- the hoxc12a gene encoding homeobox protein Hox-C12a, with product MGEHNLLNPGFVGPLVNIHTGDTFYFPNFRASGGQLAGLPSLSYPRRDNVCSLPWNPSEPCNGYSQSYFSSPVSINPSFNRSCEITRPEEGKCYYNNGNGNRETCSGGSSLKREDRVRDTSSLTSDHGMHSGIGSSAAFSKYEYGTEQLTQDPPSCQSMESDSSSSLLNEGSKPSSSDTQTLVSPGSHSSNIAAGGGAPWYPMHTRTRKKRKPYSKLQLAELEGEFMLNEFITRQRRRELSDRLNLSDQQVKIWFQNRRMKKKRLMLREQALAYF from the exons ATGGGCGAGCATAATCTCCTTAATCCAGGGTTTGTGGGACCTTTGGTAAACATCCACACTGGAGACACATTTTACTTTCCGAATTTTAGAGCCTCAGGGGGACAACTGGCGGGGCTACCGTCTCTCTCCTACCCGAGAAGGGACAATGTTTGCTCCCTCCCGTGGAATCCTTCGGAGCCGTGCAATGGATACTCTCAATCCTACTTTAGCAGCCCCGTGTCTATTAACCCTTCCTTCAATCGGTCGTGTGAAATTACCAGACCAGAGGAGGGTAAATGTTATTACAACAACGGGAACGGGAACAGGGAGACCTGTTCAGGTGGCAGCAGCCTCAAACGAGAGGACAGGGTGAGAGACACATCATCCCTTACATCTGACCACGGGATGCACAGTGGAATTGGCAGCAGTGCCGCCTTTTCCAAATATGAATACGGGACCGAACAGCTAACGCAAGACCCGCCATCATGTCAGTCAATGGAGTCGGACTCCAGCTCGTCTCTGCTCAACGAGGGCAGCAAGCCTTCATCCAGCGACACACAGACTCTTGTGTCACCGGGAAGCCATTCAAGCAACATAGCCGCAGGCGGAG GTGCCCCGTGGTACCCGATGCACACTCGGACCAGAAAGAAGCGCAAACCTTATTCCAAACTTCAGCTGGCTGAGCTAGAAGGTGAATTCATGCTGAATGAGTTCATCACCAGGCAGCGGCGGAGGGAGCTCTCCGATCGTCTGAATCTCAGCGACCAACAAGTCAAGATCTGGTTTCAAAACCgcaggatgaagaagaagagactCATGTTGAGGGAGCAAGCTTTGGCCTACTTTTAG